Proteins encoded by one window of Gambusia affinis linkage group LG17, SWU_Gaff_1.0, whole genome shotgun sequence:
- the LOC122819389 gene encoding bone morphogenetic protein 1-like isoform X1 has protein sequence MSAAAGNRPTEELKSEVTMDSAPAVLLLLCGLSVSLAADGEAAGAIFFNPEDAVDYKDPCKAAAFMGDIALDEEDLRVFKASQDVDTEQHANHTNSAGNSSSNDGAADGLSPRRQKRAASSRPERVWPDGIIPYVIGGNFSGSQRAIFRQAMRHWEKHTCVIFTERTTEESYIVFTNRPCGCCSYVGRRGGGPQAISIGKNCCKFGIVVHELGHVIGFWHEHTRPDRDEHVSIVRDNIQPGQDYNFLKTEPGEVDSLGEGYDFGSIMHYARNTFSRSIFLDTILPRYDVNGIQPSIGQRTRLSEGDIAQARKLYKCARCGESLQDSAGNLSSPGFPNGYSALTHCVWRISVTPGEKIVLNFTSMDLFRSNLCWFDYVEVRDGFWRKAPLKGRFCSDMTPDPIVSSGSRLWIEFRGSSPWVGKGFSASYEAICGGELVRDRGQIQSPNYPDDYQPNKMCVWKITVAEGFQVGLTFQSFEIEKHDACTYDYVEVRDGGSDSSPLIGRFCGYNKPENLQSSSNQLWLKFVSDGSVNKAGFAASFLKEMDECSRHDNRLCEQRCMNTLGSYRCACDPGFELATDRRSCDAAACGGFITSLNGSLSTPGWPREYPHNKNCVWQLVAPVQYRITLTFDGFETEGNDVCKYDYVEVRSGLSTDSKIHGKFCGTEKPDVITSLQNNMMIEFKSDNTVSKRGFKAHFFCDVDECSKGNGGCQHECVNTFGSYRCQCRSGFMLHDNKHDCKEAGCDHFVNAVSGTISSPNWPNKYPSKKACTWSLTTTPGHRIQLIFNEVDMEAHLECAYDHLEIFDGRDVRAPTLGRFCGTKTPDPVTSSSNKMFLHFFSDNSVQKRGFEASYRAECGGSLKSEVKTKDLYSHAQFGDNNYPGGSDCLWVLTAEKGYGVEIIFQVFEIEEEADCGYDYLELYDGADTKSPRLGRHCGSVAPEDVYSAGDAIVLKFHSDDSISRKGFHARYTSTKFQDTLHTSI, from the exons ATGTCAGCGGCTGCAGGGAACAGACCCACTGAGGAACTCAAG TCCGAAGTAACGATGGACTCGGCACCAGCAGTTCTGCTCCTGCTGTGCGGTCTGAGCGTCTCTCTGGCGGCTGATGGAGAAGCTGCGGGCGCGATTTTCTTCAATCCAGAGGATGCGGTCGATTACAAGGATCCATGCAAAGCAG CTGCCTTTATGGGAGACATTGCTCTGGACGAAGAAGATCTTCGTGTGTTTAAAGCAAGCCAGGACGTCGATACAGAACAACATGCAAATCACACAAACTCAG CTGGTAATTCCTCTTCCAATGACGGAGCTGCAGACGGTCTGAGTCCACGGAGGCAGAAGCGAGCAGCCTCCTCCAGGCCTGAGCGAGTGTGGCCGGACGGCATCATCCCTTATGTGATCGGTGGGAACTTCAGTG GCAGCCAGCGCGCCATATTTCGCCAAGCGATGCGGCACTGGGAGAAACATACATGTGTGATATTCACAGAGAGAACAACTGAAGAGAGCTACATTGTTTTTACCAACAGGCCTTGTGG ATGCTGCTCCTACGTGGGGAGGAGAGGTGGCGGGCCTCAGGCGATCTCCATTGGGAAGAACTGCTGTAAGTTTGGCATCGTGGTTCATGAACTCGGCCACGTGATCGGCTTCTGGCACGAACACACTCGTCCTGACCGTGACGAGCACGTAAGCATCGTCAGAGACAACATCCAGCCAG GTCAAGACTATAACTTCCTGAAGACGGAACCTGGAGAGGTGGACTCTCTGGGGGAGGGCTATGActttggcagcatcatgcattATGCAAGGAACACGTTTTCCAG AAGCATCTTCTTGGACACCATCTTGCCTCGTTACGATGTCAACGGTATTCAACCCTCCATTGGACAGAGGACAAGGCTAAGTGAAGGGGACATTGCTCAAGCCCGCAAACTCTACAAATGTGCAA GATGTGGGGAAAGTCTGCAGGACAGTGCTGGAAACCTTTCTTCTCCTGGTTTTCCAAACGGATACTCAGCACTCACTCACTGTGTTTGGAGGATTTCTGTCACACCAGGAGAAAAG ATTGTCCTTAATTTCACTTCCATGGATCTCTTCAGGAGTAATCTCTGCTGGTTCGACTACGTAGAAGTTCGAGACGGATTCTGGAGAAAAGCTCCCCTAAAAG GGCGTTTTTGTAGCGACATGACTCCAGATCCGATCGTCTCCAGCGGCAGTCGTCTTTGGATCGAATTTAGAGGCTCCAGCCCCTGGGTGGGCAAAGGCTTCTCTGCTTCTTATGAAG CCATCTGTGGCGGGGAGTTGGTGCGAGATCGTGGCCAGATCCAGTCCCCCAATTATCCTGATGACTACCAGCCCAACAAAATGTGCGTGTGGAAGATCACAGTGGCAGAAGGTTTTCAAGTCGGCCTCACCTTTCAGTCATTTGAG ATTGAGAAACACGACGCCTGCACCTACGACTATGTGGAAGTCAGGGATGGCGGTTCGGACAGCAGCCCACTCATCGGCCGGTTCTGTGGCTACAACAAACCGGAGAACCTCCAGAGCAGCTCCAACCAGCTCTGGCTGAAATTTGTCTCTGACGGCTCGGTCAACAAGGCAGGGTTTGCTGCCAGCTTTTTAAAAG AGATGGATGAGTGCTCCAGACATGACAACAGGCTCTGTGAGCAGCGCTGCATGAACACGCTGGGCAGCTACAGATGCGCCTGCGACCCCGGTTTTGAGCTGGCAACAGACAGACGCAGCTGTGATG CAGCTGCCTGTGGCGGCTTCATCACCAGCCTGAATGGCTCCCTCAGCACCCCGGGCTGGCCCAGAGAGTATCCCCACAACAAGAACTGCGTGTGGCAACTGGTGGCGCCAGTTCAGTACCGGATCACCCTGACGTTTGATGGCTTTGAGACAGAAGGAAATGAC GTGTGTAAGTATGATTACGTTGAAGTGCGCAGCGGGCTGAGCACCGACTCCAAGATCCACGGGAAGTTCTGTGGCACGGAGAAACCCGACGTTATCACCTCCCTCCAGAACAACATGATGATTGAGTTCAAGTCGGACAACACCGTGTCCAAGAGGGGCTTCAAGGCCCACTTCTTCTGTG aTGTAGACGAGTGCTCCAAAGGTAACGGAGGATGCCAGCATGAATGTGTGAACACCTTTGGGAGCTACAGGTGTCAGTGCCGCAGTGGGTTTATGCTGCACGATAATAAGCACGACTGCAAGGAAG CTGGGTGTGATCACTTCGTAAACGCCGTATCCGGCACAATCAGCAGTCCCAACTGGCCCAACAAGTATCCCAGCAAGAAGGCCTGCACCTGGTCTCTGACCACCACACCGGGCCATCGGATCCAACTG ATTTTTAACGAGGTTGACATGGAGGCTCATCTGGAGTGTGCTTATGATCACCTGGAGATCTTTGATGGCAGAGACGTCCGTGCTCCGACGCTGGGCCGCTTTTGTGGCACCAAAACACCAGATCCAGTTACATCCAGCAGCAACAAGATGTTCCTGCATTTTTTCTCTGACAACTCGGTGCAAAAGAGAGGATTTGAGGCTTCGTACAGAGCAG AATGCGGAGGAAGCCTTAAATCCGAGGTCAAGACAAAAGACCTGTACTCTCATGCACAGTTCGGAGATAACAACTACCCCGGCGGCTCCGACTGTCTGTGGGTGCTCACCGCCGAGAAGGGCTACGGCGTGGAGATTATCTTCCAAGTGTTTGAGATTGAGGAGGAGGCGGACTGCGGCTACGATTATTTGGAGCTGTACGACGGCGCTGACACCAAGTCCCCCAGACTGGGCCGACACTGTGGATCAGTG GCTCCAGAGGACGTCTACTCAGCCGGAGACGCCATCGTTTTAAAGTTCCACTCAGACGACAGCATCAGTAGAAAAGGCTTCCACGCACGCTACACCAGCACGAAGTTCCAGGACACCCTACACACCAGCATCTAG
- the LOC122819389 gene encoding bone morphogenetic protein 1-like isoform X2 has protein sequence MSAAAGNRPTEELKSEVTMDSAPAVLLLLCGLSVSLAADGEAAGAIFFNPEDAVDYKDPCKAAAFMGDIALDEEDLRVFKASQDVDTEQHANHTNSAGNSSSNDGAADGLSPRRQKRAASSRPERVWPDGIIPYVIGGNFSGSQRAIFRQAMRHWEKHTCVIFTERTTEESYIVFTNRPCGCCSYVGRRGGGPQAISIGKNCCKFGIVVHELGHVIGFWHEHTRPDRDEHVSIVRDNIQPGQDYNFLKTEPGEVDSLGEGYDFGSIMHYARNTFSRSIFLDTILPRYDVNGIQPSIGQRTRLSEGDIAQARKLYKCARCGESLQDSAGNLSSPGFPNGYSALTHCVWRISVTPGEKIVLNFTSMDLFRSNLCWFDYVEVRDGFWRKAPLKGRFCSDMTPDPIVSSGSRLWIEFRGSSPWVGKGFSASYEAICGGELVRDRGQIQSPNYPDDYQPNKMCVWKITVAEGFQVGLTFQSFEIEKHDACTYDYVEVRDGGSDSSPLIGRFCGYNKPENLQSSSNQLWLKFVSDGSVNKAGFAASFLKEMDECSRHDNRLCEQRCMNTLGSYRCACDPGFELATDRRSCDAACGGFITSLNGSLSTPGWPREYPHNKNCVWQLVAPVQYRITLTFDGFETEGNDVCKYDYVEVRSGLSTDSKIHGKFCGTEKPDVITSLQNNMMIEFKSDNTVSKRGFKAHFFCDVDECSKGNGGCQHECVNTFGSYRCQCRSGFMLHDNKHDCKEAGCDHFVNAVSGTISSPNWPNKYPSKKACTWSLTTTPGHRIQLIFNEVDMEAHLECAYDHLEIFDGRDVRAPTLGRFCGTKTPDPVTSSSNKMFLHFFSDNSVQKRGFEASYRAECGGSLKSEVKTKDLYSHAQFGDNNYPGGSDCLWVLTAEKGYGVEIIFQVFEIEEEADCGYDYLELYDGADTKSPRLGRHCGSVAPEDVYSAGDAIVLKFHSDDSISRKGFHARYTSTKFQDTLHTSI, from the exons ATGTCAGCGGCTGCAGGGAACAGACCCACTGAGGAACTCAAG TCCGAAGTAACGATGGACTCGGCACCAGCAGTTCTGCTCCTGCTGTGCGGTCTGAGCGTCTCTCTGGCGGCTGATGGAGAAGCTGCGGGCGCGATTTTCTTCAATCCAGAGGATGCGGTCGATTACAAGGATCCATGCAAAGCAG CTGCCTTTATGGGAGACATTGCTCTGGACGAAGAAGATCTTCGTGTGTTTAAAGCAAGCCAGGACGTCGATACAGAACAACATGCAAATCACACAAACTCAG CTGGTAATTCCTCTTCCAATGACGGAGCTGCAGACGGTCTGAGTCCACGGAGGCAGAAGCGAGCAGCCTCCTCCAGGCCTGAGCGAGTGTGGCCGGACGGCATCATCCCTTATGTGATCGGTGGGAACTTCAGTG GCAGCCAGCGCGCCATATTTCGCCAAGCGATGCGGCACTGGGAGAAACATACATGTGTGATATTCACAGAGAGAACAACTGAAGAGAGCTACATTGTTTTTACCAACAGGCCTTGTGG ATGCTGCTCCTACGTGGGGAGGAGAGGTGGCGGGCCTCAGGCGATCTCCATTGGGAAGAACTGCTGTAAGTTTGGCATCGTGGTTCATGAACTCGGCCACGTGATCGGCTTCTGGCACGAACACACTCGTCCTGACCGTGACGAGCACGTAAGCATCGTCAGAGACAACATCCAGCCAG GTCAAGACTATAACTTCCTGAAGACGGAACCTGGAGAGGTGGACTCTCTGGGGGAGGGCTATGActttggcagcatcatgcattATGCAAGGAACACGTTTTCCAG AAGCATCTTCTTGGACACCATCTTGCCTCGTTACGATGTCAACGGTATTCAACCCTCCATTGGACAGAGGACAAGGCTAAGTGAAGGGGACATTGCTCAAGCCCGCAAACTCTACAAATGTGCAA GATGTGGGGAAAGTCTGCAGGACAGTGCTGGAAACCTTTCTTCTCCTGGTTTTCCAAACGGATACTCAGCACTCACTCACTGTGTTTGGAGGATTTCTGTCACACCAGGAGAAAAG ATTGTCCTTAATTTCACTTCCATGGATCTCTTCAGGAGTAATCTCTGCTGGTTCGACTACGTAGAAGTTCGAGACGGATTCTGGAGAAAAGCTCCCCTAAAAG GGCGTTTTTGTAGCGACATGACTCCAGATCCGATCGTCTCCAGCGGCAGTCGTCTTTGGATCGAATTTAGAGGCTCCAGCCCCTGGGTGGGCAAAGGCTTCTCTGCTTCTTATGAAG CCATCTGTGGCGGGGAGTTGGTGCGAGATCGTGGCCAGATCCAGTCCCCCAATTATCCTGATGACTACCAGCCCAACAAAATGTGCGTGTGGAAGATCACAGTGGCAGAAGGTTTTCAAGTCGGCCTCACCTTTCAGTCATTTGAG ATTGAGAAACACGACGCCTGCACCTACGACTATGTGGAAGTCAGGGATGGCGGTTCGGACAGCAGCCCACTCATCGGCCGGTTCTGTGGCTACAACAAACCGGAGAACCTCCAGAGCAGCTCCAACCAGCTCTGGCTGAAATTTGTCTCTGACGGCTCGGTCAACAAGGCAGGGTTTGCTGCCAGCTTTTTAAAAG AGATGGATGAGTGCTCCAGACATGACAACAGGCTCTGTGAGCAGCGCTGCATGAACACGCTGGGCAGCTACAGATGCGCCTGCGACCCCGGTTTTGAGCTGGCAACAGACAGACGCAGCTGTGATG CTGCCTGTGGCGGCTTCATCACCAGCCTGAATGGCTCCCTCAGCACCCCGGGCTGGCCCAGAGAGTATCCCCACAACAAGAACTGCGTGTGGCAACTGGTGGCGCCAGTTCAGTACCGGATCACCCTGACGTTTGATGGCTTTGAGACAGAAGGAAATGAC GTGTGTAAGTATGATTACGTTGAAGTGCGCAGCGGGCTGAGCACCGACTCCAAGATCCACGGGAAGTTCTGTGGCACGGAGAAACCCGACGTTATCACCTCCCTCCAGAACAACATGATGATTGAGTTCAAGTCGGACAACACCGTGTCCAAGAGGGGCTTCAAGGCCCACTTCTTCTGTG aTGTAGACGAGTGCTCCAAAGGTAACGGAGGATGCCAGCATGAATGTGTGAACACCTTTGGGAGCTACAGGTGTCAGTGCCGCAGTGGGTTTATGCTGCACGATAATAAGCACGACTGCAAGGAAG CTGGGTGTGATCACTTCGTAAACGCCGTATCCGGCACAATCAGCAGTCCCAACTGGCCCAACAAGTATCCCAGCAAGAAGGCCTGCACCTGGTCTCTGACCACCACACCGGGCCATCGGATCCAACTG ATTTTTAACGAGGTTGACATGGAGGCTCATCTGGAGTGTGCTTATGATCACCTGGAGATCTTTGATGGCAGAGACGTCCGTGCTCCGACGCTGGGCCGCTTTTGTGGCACCAAAACACCAGATCCAGTTACATCCAGCAGCAACAAGATGTTCCTGCATTTTTTCTCTGACAACTCGGTGCAAAAGAGAGGATTTGAGGCTTCGTACAGAGCAG AATGCGGAGGAAGCCTTAAATCCGAGGTCAAGACAAAAGACCTGTACTCTCATGCACAGTTCGGAGATAACAACTACCCCGGCGGCTCCGACTGTCTGTGGGTGCTCACCGCCGAGAAGGGCTACGGCGTGGAGATTATCTTCCAAGTGTTTGAGATTGAGGAGGAGGCGGACTGCGGCTACGATTATTTGGAGCTGTACGACGGCGCTGACACCAAGTCCCCCAGACTGGGCCGACACTGTGGATCAGTG GCTCCAGAGGACGTCTACTCAGCCGGAGACGCCATCGTTTTAAAGTTCCACTCAGACGACAGCATCAGTAGAAAAGGCTTCCACGCACGCTACACCAGCACGAAGTTCCAGGACACCCTACACACCAGCATCTAG
- the LOC122819389 gene encoding bone morphogenetic protein 1-like isoform X3, whose protein sequence is MDSAPAVLLLLCGLSVSLAADGEAAGAIFFNPEDAVDYKDPCKAAAFMGDIALDEEDLRVFKASQDVDTEQHANHTNSAGNSSSNDGAADGLSPRRQKRAASSRPERVWPDGIIPYVIGGNFSGSQRAIFRQAMRHWEKHTCVIFTERTTEESYIVFTNRPCGCCSYVGRRGGGPQAISIGKNCCKFGIVVHELGHVIGFWHEHTRPDRDEHVSIVRDNIQPGQDYNFLKTEPGEVDSLGEGYDFGSIMHYARNTFSRSIFLDTILPRYDVNGIQPSIGQRTRLSEGDIAQARKLYKCARCGESLQDSAGNLSSPGFPNGYSALTHCVWRISVTPGEKIVLNFTSMDLFRSNLCWFDYVEVRDGFWRKAPLKGRFCSDMTPDPIVSSGSRLWIEFRGSSPWVGKGFSASYEAICGGELVRDRGQIQSPNYPDDYQPNKMCVWKITVAEGFQVGLTFQSFEIEKHDACTYDYVEVRDGGSDSSPLIGRFCGYNKPENLQSSSNQLWLKFVSDGSVNKAGFAASFLKEMDECSRHDNRLCEQRCMNTLGSYRCACDPGFELATDRRSCDAAACGGFITSLNGSLSTPGWPREYPHNKNCVWQLVAPVQYRITLTFDGFETEGNDVCKYDYVEVRSGLSTDSKIHGKFCGTEKPDVITSLQNNMMIEFKSDNTVSKRGFKAHFFCDVDECSKGNGGCQHECVNTFGSYRCQCRSGFMLHDNKHDCKEAGCDHFVNAVSGTISSPNWPNKYPSKKACTWSLTTTPGHRIQLIFNEVDMEAHLECAYDHLEIFDGRDVRAPTLGRFCGTKTPDPVTSSSNKMFLHFFSDNSVQKRGFEASYRAECGGSLKSEVKTKDLYSHAQFGDNNYPGGSDCLWVLTAEKGYGVEIIFQVFEIEEEADCGYDYLELYDGADTKSPRLGRHCGSVAPEDVYSAGDAIVLKFHSDDSISRKGFHARYTSTKFQDTLHTSI, encoded by the exons ATGGACTCGGCACCAGCAGTTCTGCTCCTGCTGTGCGGTCTGAGCGTCTCTCTGGCGGCTGATGGAGAAGCTGCGGGCGCGATTTTCTTCAATCCAGAGGATGCGGTCGATTACAAGGATCCATGCAAAGCAG CTGCCTTTATGGGAGACATTGCTCTGGACGAAGAAGATCTTCGTGTGTTTAAAGCAAGCCAGGACGTCGATACAGAACAACATGCAAATCACACAAACTCAG CTGGTAATTCCTCTTCCAATGACGGAGCTGCAGACGGTCTGAGTCCACGGAGGCAGAAGCGAGCAGCCTCCTCCAGGCCTGAGCGAGTGTGGCCGGACGGCATCATCCCTTATGTGATCGGTGGGAACTTCAGTG GCAGCCAGCGCGCCATATTTCGCCAAGCGATGCGGCACTGGGAGAAACATACATGTGTGATATTCACAGAGAGAACAACTGAAGAGAGCTACATTGTTTTTACCAACAGGCCTTGTGG ATGCTGCTCCTACGTGGGGAGGAGAGGTGGCGGGCCTCAGGCGATCTCCATTGGGAAGAACTGCTGTAAGTTTGGCATCGTGGTTCATGAACTCGGCCACGTGATCGGCTTCTGGCACGAACACACTCGTCCTGACCGTGACGAGCACGTAAGCATCGTCAGAGACAACATCCAGCCAG GTCAAGACTATAACTTCCTGAAGACGGAACCTGGAGAGGTGGACTCTCTGGGGGAGGGCTATGActttggcagcatcatgcattATGCAAGGAACACGTTTTCCAG AAGCATCTTCTTGGACACCATCTTGCCTCGTTACGATGTCAACGGTATTCAACCCTCCATTGGACAGAGGACAAGGCTAAGTGAAGGGGACATTGCTCAAGCCCGCAAACTCTACAAATGTGCAA GATGTGGGGAAAGTCTGCAGGACAGTGCTGGAAACCTTTCTTCTCCTGGTTTTCCAAACGGATACTCAGCACTCACTCACTGTGTTTGGAGGATTTCTGTCACACCAGGAGAAAAG ATTGTCCTTAATTTCACTTCCATGGATCTCTTCAGGAGTAATCTCTGCTGGTTCGACTACGTAGAAGTTCGAGACGGATTCTGGAGAAAAGCTCCCCTAAAAG GGCGTTTTTGTAGCGACATGACTCCAGATCCGATCGTCTCCAGCGGCAGTCGTCTTTGGATCGAATTTAGAGGCTCCAGCCCCTGGGTGGGCAAAGGCTTCTCTGCTTCTTATGAAG CCATCTGTGGCGGGGAGTTGGTGCGAGATCGTGGCCAGATCCAGTCCCCCAATTATCCTGATGACTACCAGCCCAACAAAATGTGCGTGTGGAAGATCACAGTGGCAGAAGGTTTTCAAGTCGGCCTCACCTTTCAGTCATTTGAG ATTGAGAAACACGACGCCTGCACCTACGACTATGTGGAAGTCAGGGATGGCGGTTCGGACAGCAGCCCACTCATCGGCCGGTTCTGTGGCTACAACAAACCGGAGAACCTCCAGAGCAGCTCCAACCAGCTCTGGCTGAAATTTGTCTCTGACGGCTCGGTCAACAAGGCAGGGTTTGCTGCCAGCTTTTTAAAAG AGATGGATGAGTGCTCCAGACATGACAACAGGCTCTGTGAGCAGCGCTGCATGAACACGCTGGGCAGCTACAGATGCGCCTGCGACCCCGGTTTTGAGCTGGCAACAGACAGACGCAGCTGTGATG CAGCTGCCTGTGGCGGCTTCATCACCAGCCTGAATGGCTCCCTCAGCACCCCGGGCTGGCCCAGAGAGTATCCCCACAACAAGAACTGCGTGTGGCAACTGGTGGCGCCAGTTCAGTACCGGATCACCCTGACGTTTGATGGCTTTGAGACAGAAGGAAATGAC GTGTGTAAGTATGATTACGTTGAAGTGCGCAGCGGGCTGAGCACCGACTCCAAGATCCACGGGAAGTTCTGTGGCACGGAGAAACCCGACGTTATCACCTCCCTCCAGAACAACATGATGATTGAGTTCAAGTCGGACAACACCGTGTCCAAGAGGGGCTTCAAGGCCCACTTCTTCTGTG aTGTAGACGAGTGCTCCAAAGGTAACGGAGGATGCCAGCATGAATGTGTGAACACCTTTGGGAGCTACAGGTGTCAGTGCCGCAGTGGGTTTATGCTGCACGATAATAAGCACGACTGCAAGGAAG CTGGGTGTGATCACTTCGTAAACGCCGTATCCGGCACAATCAGCAGTCCCAACTGGCCCAACAAGTATCCCAGCAAGAAGGCCTGCACCTGGTCTCTGACCACCACACCGGGCCATCGGATCCAACTG ATTTTTAACGAGGTTGACATGGAGGCTCATCTGGAGTGTGCTTATGATCACCTGGAGATCTTTGATGGCAGAGACGTCCGTGCTCCGACGCTGGGCCGCTTTTGTGGCACCAAAACACCAGATCCAGTTACATCCAGCAGCAACAAGATGTTCCTGCATTTTTTCTCTGACAACTCGGTGCAAAAGAGAGGATTTGAGGCTTCGTACAGAGCAG AATGCGGAGGAAGCCTTAAATCCGAGGTCAAGACAAAAGACCTGTACTCTCATGCACAGTTCGGAGATAACAACTACCCCGGCGGCTCCGACTGTCTGTGGGTGCTCACCGCCGAGAAGGGCTACGGCGTGGAGATTATCTTCCAAGTGTTTGAGATTGAGGAGGAGGCGGACTGCGGCTACGATTATTTGGAGCTGTACGACGGCGCTGACACCAAGTCCCCCAGACTGGGCCGACACTGTGGATCAGTG GCTCCAGAGGACGTCTACTCAGCCGGAGACGCCATCGTTTTAAAGTTCCACTCAGACGACAGCATCAGTAGAAAAGGCTTCCACGCACGCTACACCAGCACGAAGTTCCAGGACACCCTACACACCAGCATCTAG
- the trim69 gene encoding E3 ubiquitin-protein ligase TRIM69, translating into MSNSQKEVKKVQSVYLQNLERLNKGTKSEKKSWNPKEGDFSAKAAMEKLRPSPIAGQVAKSSANRISRDLTCSICLDLFKQPVSLPCDHTFCQGCIEGYWTGPRGPGQGGTGSCPQCRKVYPGKSYRPNRIVANIVESYCHGLEESGSTGCLADAGCAERAPTPVPRCSRHREELKLYCEEDQELVCLVCGVSQEHRNHTMMCVQEAEQKYRGFLNSSMDSLKVELNTALQCDREAEDEVKKLKDHTADLKQRIEAQFSDLHQFLYQEEKLLQVKLKTEERRELIRLDEHKALLCVEISRLQRAVHEIEDKLKEQDPFILLRSIKALPQRPSLKFEKPTFTPPSLCEGRFAGPLQYRVWKSMRGSLYPVPAAITFNSSTANPWLSLSSSLTCVRYQTFNHTVEDNPNRFNAALSLLASQGFTHGRHYWEIEVYSSTVWTVGVARESVPRKGVIKALPANGFWTLTLSYGVRYMAGTSPPTVLSLEEPLARIGVYLDYKRGLVSFYNAESMTHLYTFRETFTETLYPYFNLGFLDKVHENEPLKVFLPKI; encoded by the exons ATGAGCAACAGCCAGAAAGAAGTGAAGAAAGTCCAGTCAGTTTATCTGCAAAACTTGGAAAGACTTAACAAAGGGACAAAGTCTGAGAAAAAGAGTTGGAACCCCAAAGAAGGAGATTTTTCTGCAAAAGCAGCAATGGAAAAGCTGCGACCTTCTCCCATAGCTGGCCAAGTTGCCAAAAGTTCAGCAAACAGAATCAGCAGAGATCTGACCTGCTCCATATGCTTGGATCTTTTCAAGCAGCCGGTTTCCCTGCCCTGCGATCACACTTTCTGCCAGGGATGCATTGAGGGCTACTGGACGGGGCCACGGGGCCCCGGCCAGGGGGGCACGGGCTCCTGCCCTCAGTGCAGGAAGGTGTACCCCGGGAAGAGCTACCGACCCAACCGCATCGTTGCCAACATTGTGGAGAGTTACTGTCACGGTCTGGAGGAGAGCGGGAGCACGGGATGCCTGGCTGATGCAGGGTGTGCAGAGAGGGCTCCTACTCCCGTCCCACGCTGCAGCAGGCACAGGGAGGAGCTGAAGCTGTACTGCGAGGAGGACCAGGAGCTGGTGTGTTTGGTGTGTGGTGTGTCCCAGGAGCACAGGAATCACACCATGATGTGTGTCCAGGAGGCTGAGCAGAAATACAGG GGATTTCTCAACAGCTCGATGGATTCCTTAAAAGTGGAGCTCAACACGGCCCTGCAGTGTGACAGGGAGGCTGAAGATGAAGTTAAAAAGCTCAAG GACCACACGGCCGACCTGAAGCAGCGCATCGAGGCCCAGTTCAGCGACCTGCACCAGTTCCTGTACCAGGAGGAAAAACTCCTCCAGGTGAAGCTGAAGACGGAGGAGCGCAGGGAGCTGATCCGCCTGGACGAGCACAAGGCCCTGCTGTGCGTGGAGATCTCCCGCCTGCAGAGAGCCGTCCACGAAATAGAGGACAAACTCAAAGAACAGGACCCGTTCATCTTGCTTCGG AGCATCAAAGCCCTTCCCCAGAG GCCTTCTCTCAAGTTTGAGAAACCGACTTTTACACCACCAAGTCTGTGTGAGGGCCGCTTTGCGGGGCCTCTGCAGTACAGAGTTTGGAAATCTATGAGGGGAAGCCTTTACCCAG TTCCAGCAGCCATTACGTTTAACTCCAGTACCGCCAACCCGTGGCTCAGCCTGAGCTCCTCCCTCACCTGCGTCCGCTACCAGACCTTCAACCACACCGTGGAGGACAACCCCAACAGGTTCAACGCCGCCCTGTCGCTGCTCGCAAGTCAGGGCTTCACTCACGGCCGACACTACTGGGAGATCGAGGTCTACAGCAGCACGGTGTGGACGGTGGGGGTCGCCAGGGAGTCGGTTCCCAGAAAAGGAGTAATCAAGGCCCTCCCAGCCAACGGCTTCTGGACTCTCACCCTCTCTTATGGTGTTAGGTACATGGCCGGCACATCTCCGCCAACTGTCCTGTCCCTGGAGGAGCCATTGGCCCGGATCGGGGTGTACCTGGACTACAAGCGGGGCTTGGTGTCCTTTTACAATGCAGAGAGCATGACCCACCTCTACACCTTCAGGGAGACCTTCACTGAGACTCTGTACCCTTACTTCAACCTCGGCTTCCTGGATAAAGTGCACGAAAATGAGCCTCTCAAGGTTTTCTTACCAAAAATCTAA